Part of the Candidatus Melainabacteria bacterium RIFOXYA2_FULL_32_9 genome, CTAAAACAATCCAGGGTTTATTACAAATGATCCGAGTTTCTCTGAGTAGTAGTATAAATTTAATCCATAGCCATCCAGAAAACTGCTCTCCCTGGGCGAGCTAAAACGATAGCTATAAAGCTTATTAATAAATCATAAGGGAGTTGTATTCCACTTAAAGCCCAGATCCAGCCGAACACTGAGAAAATAGAATTATGTTGAAGCAATAAGACTATAGTTAAATACAATATGCCGAATAAATGAACAGCAAATACTCCTACTAATGTTGCTCTGAATGTAGAAGCAAAATTAGCTTTAGCGGATAAAATGTTTCCAACAAGGTAAACACCGACAAAATAACCTAATATATAACCAAAAACTAACTGAGTTGCGTATTGGACCCCACCACCTGAAGCAAAAACCGGAAATCCCAACAGGCCTGCTCCTATATATACAGCTATAGAAAATAAACCTATTCTGGGTCCTAGCATTGCAGCAATAAACAGAACTGCGGGAATTTGAGGTATATATAAATACTGTATTGTAATATCAGATATTGATTTAACTTGAGAGAAAAAGTTTATCGGATTTATAAAAGCATCAGCTGGAATAGATAATAACCATAAATGTAACGGTGTAAAAGTTGCCATTATAATTAAAAATGTACAAAACAATGCAACTAGAAATGATCCCATATTAAATTCAGGATATTGATCCAAACATTTAAAATATTTAATTTTCTTTAAAAGTCTTTTAAGCATATTCCTAATTATTCAGTTATATTTAATACAACCCTTTGTAACTTTCTCACCTTAATAAAAGATTATACTACTTATTTCAACTTATGCTTTTAATTTCCAATAGCAATTGTTTGCTTATTAGCTAAATTATCTTTGAGTTGCTGAAAAATTTCCTTAAACTTTGTATCCCAAATATTTTCAGTCCACATAATTAAAGCATCTTCTTCATTATCCTGAAAGTATTTCTTCCTGAGGCCAAGGCTTTTAAATCCATATTTATAATATAAATTTTGTGCAGCAATATTACTGGCTCTTACTTCAAGTGTAAACCATTTTGCGTTATTTTTATAACCTAACTCAATCATATTAAGCAATAAAAGCTCGCCAAGAGAATTTTTTCTATAATCAGGATGTACAGCTATAGTAGTTATATGAGCTTCGTCAAAGATAAGCCAAAAACCACTATAACCGATGACTTTTTGAGTTTTTTTATCTATTATCGTAATATAATTACCAAGTTTATTATTTATTTCAGAAACAAAAGCCTGTGAAGACCAGTGATATTGGCCAAAAGAAACACACTCAATTTCCATAATCTGATTTACATCTCGAGGCAACATTTTTCTGACTAAAACTTCAAGCAACTCTTTCCCCTAACTGCTTTTGATCGCACCAAATTACAATTGATTTGATAGAACTGACTAATTCCTATTAACCAAGCCATTGGTTAGTAATTACTTCAATCATAACTTGTTTAAATGTAACTTGGTATTAGCTAATTACTATAGTTTAATTATAAATTAAAACAGTTTTTGGAGAAAGAAAAATCTTTAAAAGATCATACTAATAACTATGCCTGTTACAGCTAAAAATAAAAGCATTACAAATATATTGGTAAAAAGGTATTTTTTAAAAGTCAGAAAGAAAATTTTCAAATCAAAGAACATAGAAATATTATTTTCATATTCTGCGTTAAGTTTAAATCTGTCCTCATAAGATATTTTCTCTCTACCGTGTAATAGAGCCCAGCCTGTTATTCCAGGTTTAACTCTATGGAAAAGTCCTTGAGGAATAGATTGGTTTTCTTTTTCTATATGTTGTAAAACAAAATTATGTTCGTCTAAAGAAATAGGTCTTGGACCAATATAGCTCATACTCCCAAGTAATATATTGATAAATTGAGGAAACTCATCCAAGGAGCAACCCCTAATTAACTTGCCTATTTTCGTAACTCTGGGATCATTATCAACTGTTCTTACTCCACCACCAGAATTTTCATTATTAATATACATAGTTCTCAGTTTATAGACCTTAAATAATTTTCCAAATTGACCAACCCTTTCTTGCACATAACAAGCCGGTCCTTTCGATTCAAGTTTTATAAGACAAATTAATATAAGCATTAAAGGCGTAGTAAGCAATAAAATAATCGAAGAAAATATAATATCCGCTATTCTTTTTATAATTANNNNNNNNNNNNNNNNNNNNNNNNNNNNNNNNNNNNNNNNTGTTTTAATTTGTGGTTTTATTGTTTCTAGCTGCATATTTCACATCCTAATAAATTCATTTTATATTAGCTGAAATTATAACATATTACTAGTCAACTGTTGTAAAATTGAGTTACTGTTATAATACTTAAAACCATTAAACATTTTAAATTGCTATTTTGATACATAATGATATTTTATTTGGTTAAATATCCATCAGCTAACTAGCTAATATATTAGAGAGGAATATATAAATATGTCCACACCAATATCTGGAAAAGAAATAAGAAAAAGATTTATAAATTTTTTCATTGAAAAACATAATCATAGAGAAGTAAAAAGCTCAAGCTTGATACCCGATAACCCTACGGTACTTCTTACTCCCGCTGGCATGCTTCAATTTGTACCAATATTTTTAGGGTATGAAAAACCACCTGAGCCACCCAGAGCCGTATCTGTTCAAAAATGTGCAAGGGCCGGGGGCAAAGATTCAGATATAGAGAATGTAGGCAGAACCCCAAGACATCATACTTTCTTTGAAATGCTGGGTAATTTCAGTTTTGGAGATTATTTTAAAGAAGAGGTAATTCCGTGGGCATGGGATTTTGTTACTGATGAACTTAAACTCGACAAGTCACGTCTCTGGATTACAATTTTTGAGACCGATGATGAAGCTTTTGAAATTTGGAATAAAAAAGTAGGCATTCCTG contains:
- a CDS encoding ribosomal-protein-alanine N-acetyltransferase; amino-acid sequence: MLEVLVRKMLPRDVNQIMEIECVSFGQYHWSSQAFVSEINNKLGNYITIIDKKTQKVIGYSGFWLIFDEAHITTIAVHPDYRKNSLGELLLLNMIELGYKNNAKWFTLEVRASNIAAQNLYYKYGFKSLGLRKKYFQDNEEDALIMWTENIWDTKFKEIFQQLKDNLANKQTIAIGN